From Coffea arabica cultivar ET-39 chromosome 10e, Coffea Arabica ET-39 HiFi, whole genome shotgun sequence, one genomic window encodes:
- the LOC140015517 gene encoding uncharacterized protein, which translates to MKPSKGKYSKRNSFTSEHEFVFAEHLLHMHRSGEISSQNIGSHVIPEVTNMLLQRFGIPFPSNSIRSKYYALQSITRLYISFKKRGTGMGWDSTNYTFMMDDERWSQLVQVNEAYARFYNCSCLLYHMLEEVFMNRGATGDFSAGYGDSPPNSADEQQMKRAARRCSEKGVVDVDSSEENVPSQPVSRKGKQKVKNSKGKRRSGDMSCDSFFSPSSPQFQQYVRVLDSIDTHLSCKKSKSGSAEVSSLSKSQKAIVDDDAELEAAMVPLCALGLDINVHLKMADLLRSKAERIIWFSCTTDDARLAFVRHRGLLPPA; encoded by the exons ATGAAACCGTCAAAAGGAAAGTACTCAAAACGTAACAGTTTCACATCTGAACATGAATTTGTGTTTGCCGAACATCTGCTGCATATGCATAGGAGTGGAGAGATATCGTCTCAAAACATCGGGAGCCATGTCATCCCCGAGGTTACTAACATGCTTCTTCAGAGGTTCGGAATTCCATTTCCCAGCAATAGTATTCGGTCGAAGTACTATGCCCTTCAGAGCATCACTAGGCTTTACATTTCATTCAAGAAACGGGGCACTGGTATGGGGTGGGACTCAACGAACTACACCTTCATGATGGATGATGAACGGTGGAGCCAACTGGTTCAG GTGAACGAGGCATACGCTAGATTCTACAATTGCTCATGCCTACTTTATCACATGCTCGAAGAAGTTTTCATGAATCGAGGGGCGACTGGGGATTTCAGCGCTGGATATGGAGATTCACCGCCCAACTCGGCCGACGAGCAGCAAATGAAGAGAGCTGCTAGACGCTGTTCAGAAAAGGGAGTTGTGGACGTGGATTCCTCCGAGGAAAACGTTCCCTCACAGCCTGTGAGTCGGAAAGGGAAACAAAAAGTTAAGAACAGCAAAGGGAAGCGCAGATCGGGTGACATGTCTTGCGATTCCTTCTTCTCACCATCGTCCCCCCAATTCCAGCAGTACGTCCGCGTCCTAGACAGTATTGACACACATTTGAGCTGTAAAAAGAGCAAGAGCGGGAGTGCAGAGGTCTCTTCACTTTCGAAGAGTCAAAAGGCTATTGTAGATGACGATGCGGAGTTAGAAGCTGCAATGGTGCCTCTCTGCGCGCTTGGACTAGACATAAATGTTCACCTTAAGATGGCCGATCTCCTCCGGTCCAAAGCGGAGCGTATCATTTGGTTCTCCTGCACCACAGACGATGCCCGGCTTGCGTTTGTGAGACATCGAGGGCTCCTCCCACCCGCATAG